In a single window of the Rhinolophus ferrumequinum isolate MPI-CBG mRhiFer1 chromosome 21, mRhiFer1_v1.p, whole genome shotgun sequence genome:
- the INPP5K gene encoding inositol polyphosphate 5-phosphatase K isoform X2, with protein sequence MAAEPRGRKLSIHVVTWNVASAAPPLDLDDLLQMNNQNLNLDMYVIGLQEMNCGIMSLLSDTAFEDPWSSFFMDVLSPLSFVKGNKGGVNICVKLYGYYVSIINCHLPPHMANNVQRLEHFDRILEMQNIEGHDIPNILDHDLILWFGDMNFRIEDLGLHCVREAIKNRCYSDLWQKDQLSIAKRRDPLLREFQEGPLLFPPTYKFDKNSDNYDTSEKKRKPAWTDRILWRLKRQPPAGSHTPRLPASDFCLSLKSYISHVMYTISDHKPVTGTFDMELKPLVCVPLITLVPEGLWTMEDMLISYFLTPDFISSSWDWIGLYKVGFRHINDYVCYVWVKDNEVFFSDKLNQVYINISDIPETEDQFLLCYYSNNLRSVVGISNPFKIQPHAFLEKDPLGEAQPQI encoded by the exons ATGGCAGCTGAACCGAGAGGCAGGAAGCTCAG CATACATGTCGTCACATGGAATGTGGCCTCTGCCGCACCACCTCTAGACCTCGATGATCTGCTTCAGATGAACAACCAGAACCTGAACCTGGACATGTACGTCATTGG TTTGCAGGAAATGAACTGTGGGATCATGAGCCTCCTTTCTGACACTGCTTTTGAAGACCCGTGGAGCAGTTTCTTCATGGATGTGCTTTCCCCTCTCAGCTTCGTCAAG GGGAACAAAGGGGGCGTCAACATCTGCGTGAAGCTTTACGGCTATTATGTCAGCATCATCAACTGCCACCTGCCCCCCCACATGGCCAACAACGTCCAGCGGCTGGAGCATTTTGACCGGATCCTGGAGATGCAGAATATTGAGGGACATGATATCCCCAACATCCTGGACCACGA CCTCATTCTCTGGTTTGGAGACATGAACTTTCGGATCGAGGACTTGGGGTTGCACTGCGTTCGAGAAGCCATAAAAAATCGGTGCTACAGTGACCTGTGGCAGAAGGATCAG CTCAGCATTGCCAAGAGACGCGACCCACTGCTCCGGGAATTCCAGGAAGGCCCCCTGCTCTTCCCACCCACCTACAAATTTGATAAGAACTCCGACAACTATGACACCAG TGAGAAAAAGCGCAAGCCTGCATGGACTGACCGCATCCTGTGGAGGTTGAAGCGGCAGCCCCCCGCTGGCTCCCACACCCCCAGGCTGCCGGCCTCCGACTTCTGCCTGTCTCTGAAGAGCTACATCAGCCATGTGATGTACACCATCAGTGACCATAAGCCTGTCACCGGCACCTTTGACATGGAG CTGAAGCCGTTGGTATGTGTCCCGCTGATTACCCTGGTGCCCGAGGGCCTGTGGACCATGGAGGACATGCTGATCAGCTACTTCTTGACCCCAGACTTCATCAGCAGCTCCTGGGACTGGATTGGACTGTACAAG GTGGGGTTTCGCCACATTAATGACTACGTGTGCTATGTCTGGGTCAAGGACAACGAGGTCTTCTTCAGTGACAAGCTGAACCAG GTGTACATCAACATTAGTGATATCCCTGAGACTGAGGACCAGTTTCTCCTGTGTTATTATAGCAACAATCTACGTTCTGTGGTGGGGATAAGCAATCCCTTCAAG ATCCAGCCTCACGCCTTCTTGGAGAAGGACCCACTGGGTGAAGCCCAACCACAGATCTGA
- the INPP5K gene encoding inositol polyphosphate 5-phosphatase K isoform X1, whose amino-acid sequence MAAEPRGRKLSIHVVTWNVASAAPPLDLDDLLQMNNQNLNLDMYVIGLQEMNCGIMSLLSDTAFEDPWSSFFMDVLSPLSFVKVSSVRMQGLLLLVFAKYQHLPFIQILSTKSTPTGLFGYWGNKGGVNICVKLYGYYVSIINCHLPPHMANNVQRLEHFDRILEMQNIEGHDIPNILDHDLILWFGDMNFRIEDLGLHCVREAIKNRCYSDLWQKDQLSIAKRRDPLLREFQEGPLLFPPTYKFDKNSDNYDTSEKKRKPAWTDRILWRLKRQPPAGSHTPRLPASDFCLSLKSYISHVMYTISDHKPVTGTFDMELKPLVCVPLITLVPEGLWTMEDMLISYFLTPDFISSSWDWIGLYKVGFRHINDYVCYVWVKDNEVFFSDKLNQVYINISDIPETEDQFLLCYYSNNLRSVVGISNPFKIQPHAFLEKDPLGEAQPQI is encoded by the exons ATGGCAGCTGAACCGAGAGGCAGGAAGCTCAG CATACATGTCGTCACATGGAATGTGGCCTCTGCCGCACCACCTCTAGACCTCGATGATCTGCTTCAGATGAACAACCAGAACCTGAACCTGGACATGTACGTCATTGG TTTGCAGGAAATGAACTGTGGGATCATGAGCCTCCTTTCTGACACTGCTTTTGAAGACCCGTGGAGCAGTTTCTTCATGGATGTGCTTTCCCCTCTCAGCTTCGTCAAG GTCTCCTCTGTCCGCATGCAGGGGCTCCTCTTACTGGTCTTTGCCAAATACCAGCACTTGCCCTTTATCCAGATCCTCTCTACTAAATCCACCCCCACTGGCCTCTTCGGGTACTGG GGGAACAAAGGGGGCGTCAACATCTGCGTGAAGCTTTACGGCTATTATGTCAGCATCATCAACTGCCACCTGCCCCCCCACATGGCCAACAACGTCCAGCGGCTGGAGCATTTTGACCGGATCCTGGAGATGCAGAATATTGAGGGACATGATATCCCCAACATCCTGGACCACGA CCTCATTCTCTGGTTTGGAGACATGAACTTTCGGATCGAGGACTTGGGGTTGCACTGCGTTCGAGAAGCCATAAAAAATCGGTGCTACAGTGACCTGTGGCAGAAGGATCAG CTCAGCATTGCCAAGAGACGCGACCCACTGCTCCGGGAATTCCAGGAAGGCCCCCTGCTCTTCCCACCCACCTACAAATTTGATAAGAACTCCGACAACTATGACACCAG TGAGAAAAAGCGCAAGCCTGCATGGACTGACCGCATCCTGTGGAGGTTGAAGCGGCAGCCCCCCGCTGGCTCCCACACCCCCAGGCTGCCGGCCTCCGACTTCTGCCTGTCTCTGAAGAGCTACATCAGCCATGTGATGTACACCATCAGTGACCATAAGCCTGTCACCGGCACCTTTGACATGGAG CTGAAGCCGTTGGTATGTGTCCCGCTGATTACCCTGGTGCCCGAGGGCCTGTGGACCATGGAGGACATGCTGATCAGCTACTTCTTGACCCCAGACTTCATCAGCAGCTCCTGGGACTGGATTGGACTGTACAAG GTGGGGTTTCGCCACATTAATGACTACGTGTGCTATGTCTGGGTCAAGGACAACGAGGTCTTCTTCAGTGACAAGCTGAACCAG GTGTACATCAACATTAGTGATATCCCTGAGACTGAGGACCAGTTTCTCCTGTGTTATTATAGCAACAATCTACGTTCTGTGGTGGGGATAAGCAATCCCTTCAAG ATCCAGCCTCACGCCTTCTTGGAGAAGGACCCACTGGGTGAAGCCCAACCACAGATCTGA
- the INPP5K gene encoding inositol polyphosphate 5-phosphatase K isoform X3: MNCGIMSLLSDTAFEDPWSSFFMDVLSPLSFVKVSSVRMQGLLLLVFAKYQHLPFIQILSTKSTPTGLFGYWGNKGGVNICVKLYGYYVSIINCHLPPHMANNVQRLEHFDRILEMQNIEGHDIPNILDHDLILWFGDMNFRIEDLGLHCVREAIKNRCYSDLWQKDQLSIAKRRDPLLREFQEGPLLFPPTYKFDKNSDNYDTSEKKRKPAWTDRILWRLKRQPPAGSHTPRLPASDFCLSLKSYISHVMYTISDHKPVTGTFDMELKPLVCVPLITLVPEGLWTMEDMLISYFLTPDFISSSWDWIGLYKVGFRHINDYVCYVWVKDNEVFFSDKLNQVYINISDIPETEDQFLLCYYSNNLRSVVGISNPFKIQPHAFLEKDPLGEAQPQI; encoded by the exons ATGAACTGTGGGATCATGAGCCTCCTTTCTGACACTGCTTTTGAAGACCCGTGGAGCAGTTTCTTCATGGATGTGCTTTCCCCTCTCAGCTTCGTCAAG GTCTCCTCTGTCCGCATGCAGGGGCTCCTCTTACTGGTCTTTGCCAAATACCAGCACTTGCCCTTTATCCAGATCCTCTCTACTAAATCCACCCCCACTGGCCTCTTCGGGTACTGG GGGAACAAAGGGGGCGTCAACATCTGCGTGAAGCTTTACGGCTATTATGTCAGCATCATCAACTGCCACCTGCCCCCCCACATGGCCAACAACGTCCAGCGGCTGGAGCATTTTGACCGGATCCTGGAGATGCAGAATATTGAGGGACATGATATCCCCAACATCCTGGACCACGA CCTCATTCTCTGGTTTGGAGACATGAACTTTCGGATCGAGGACTTGGGGTTGCACTGCGTTCGAGAAGCCATAAAAAATCGGTGCTACAGTGACCTGTGGCAGAAGGATCAG CTCAGCATTGCCAAGAGACGCGACCCACTGCTCCGGGAATTCCAGGAAGGCCCCCTGCTCTTCCCACCCACCTACAAATTTGATAAGAACTCCGACAACTATGACACCAG TGAGAAAAAGCGCAAGCCTGCATGGACTGACCGCATCCTGTGGAGGTTGAAGCGGCAGCCCCCCGCTGGCTCCCACACCCCCAGGCTGCCGGCCTCCGACTTCTGCCTGTCTCTGAAGAGCTACATCAGCCATGTGATGTACACCATCAGTGACCATAAGCCTGTCACCGGCACCTTTGACATGGAG CTGAAGCCGTTGGTATGTGTCCCGCTGATTACCCTGGTGCCCGAGGGCCTGTGGACCATGGAGGACATGCTGATCAGCTACTTCTTGACCCCAGACTTCATCAGCAGCTCCTGGGACTGGATTGGACTGTACAAG GTGGGGTTTCGCCACATTAATGACTACGTGTGCTATGTCTGGGTCAAGGACAACGAGGTCTTCTTCAGTGACAAGCTGAACCAG GTGTACATCAACATTAGTGATATCCCTGAGACTGAGGACCAGTTTCTCCTGTGTTATTATAGCAACAATCTACGTTCTGTGGTGGGGATAAGCAATCCCTTCAAG ATCCAGCCTCACGCCTTCTTGGAGAAGGACCCACTGGGTGAAGCCCAACCACAGATCTGA